The Streptomyces sp. Je 1-332 genome has a window encoding:
- a CDS encoding kelch motif-containing protein has product MKDRSSRRRARRIAIGAAVVIALAGMNGPWLWRVGSEKYHDYKINKPEYKADNGHWQVVNFPEEYRQNTIHAALLHTGKILLVAGSGNNQKNFDAKKFDTRLWDPVKNTIKKIKTPVDLFCTGHTQLANGNLLIAGGTQRYEKLKGDITKAGGLMVVHNEDPDKPITLPAGTKFTGKKNGKTFVSKDPVVVERAKKVFDKQTGAFVRNEPGLGRVYVEAQKSGTKYETGTQDNYRVQGLKGAATRNTYGIAQKLALDKKDFQGIKDSFEFDPVAEKYIKVDPMNEARWYPTLTTLSDGKVLSLSGLDEIGQLVPGKNEVYDPKTKKWTYTKQVRQFPTYPAVFQLESGRLFYSGSNAGYGPDDVGRKPGTWDLEKKGSWKGIPGMSDPNLLETSNTVELPPAQDQKYMVVGGGGVGESKKSSKKTRIVDLLDDNPKFVDGPELEKGTRYPQASTLPDDTVLISGGSEDYRGRSDSNIKQARIYDAKTGDMRRVADPEVGRNYHSGSILLPDGRVMFFGSDSLYSDKANTKPGEFEQRIEIYTPPYLYQGSQPTLTGGPKEIKRGGSGTYKTQHASSIKTARLIRPSASTHVTDIDQTSVALDLKKSAGGVTVTIPKEKSLVESGWYMLFVTDDQGTPSKAQWVHVP; this is encoded by the coding sequence ATGAAGGACCGCTCCAGCCGCCGCCGCGCCCGACGCATCGCGATAGGCGCGGCGGTGGTCATAGCGCTGGCCGGGATGAACGGCCCGTGGCTGTGGCGCGTGGGCTCGGAGAAGTACCACGACTACAAGATCAACAAGCCGGAGTACAAGGCCGACAACGGCCACTGGCAGGTCGTGAACTTCCCCGAGGAGTACCGCCAGAACACGATCCACGCGGCGCTCCTGCACACCGGCAAGATCCTCCTGGTCGCCGGCTCCGGCAACAACCAGAAGAACTTCGACGCCAAGAAGTTCGACACCCGCCTGTGGGACCCGGTCAAGAACACGATCAAGAAGATCAAGACGCCCGTCGACCTCTTCTGCACCGGCCACACCCAGCTCGCGAACGGCAATCTCCTGATCGCGGGCGGCACCCAGCGCTACGAGAAGCTCAAGGGCGACATCACCAAGGCCGGCGGCCTGATGGTGGTGCACAACGAAGACCCGGACAAGCCGATCACGCTGCCCGCGGGCACGAAGTTCACCGGCAAGAAGAACGGCAAGACGTTCGTCTCCAAGGACCCGGTCGTCGTCGAGCGCGCCAAGAAGGTCTTCGACAAGCAGACCGGCGCCTTCGTCCGCAACGAACCGGGCCTCGGCCGGGTGTACGTGGAGGCGCAGAAGAGCGGCACGAAGTACGAGACGGGTACGCAGGACAACTACCGCGTGCAGGGCCTCAAGGGCGCCGCCACCCGCAACACGTACGGCATCGCGCAGAAGCTCGCCCTGGACAAGAAGGACTTCCAGGGGATCAAGGACTCCTTCGAGTTCGACCCGGTCGCCGAGAAGTACATCAAGGTCGACCCGATGAACGAGGCCCGCTGGTACCCCACGCTGACGACGCTCTCGGACGGCAAGGTGCTCAGCCTCTCCGGCCTCGACGAGATCGGCCAGCTGGTCCCGGGCAAGAACGAGGTCTACGACCCCAAGACGAAGAAGTGGACCTACACCAAGCAGGTCCGCCAGTTCCCCACCTACCCCGCCGTGTTCCAGCTGGAGAGCGGCAGGCTCTTCTACTCGGGCTCGAACGCGGGCTACGGCCCCGATGACGTCGGCCGCAAGCCCGGCACCTGGGACCTGGAGAAGAAGGGCAGCTGGAAGGGGATCCCGGGGATGAGCGACCCCAACCTCCTGGAGACGTCCAACACGGTCGAGCTGCCGCCCGCGCAGGACCAGAAGTACATGGTCGTCGGCGGCGGCGGTGTCGGCGAGTCCAAGAAGTCCAGCAAGAAGACCCGCATCGTCGACCTCCTGGACGACAACCCGAAGTTCGTCGACGGCCCCGAACTGGAGAAGGGCACGCGTTACCCGCAGGCCTCGACCCTGCCCGACGACACGGTGCTCATATCCGGCGGCTCGGAGGACTACCGCGGCCGCAGTGACTCGAACATCAAGCAGGCGCGGATCTACGACGCCAAGACCGGCGACATGCGACGGGTGGCGGACCCGGAGGTCGGGCGCAACTACCACTCGGGCTCGATCCTGCTGCCCGACGGCCGCGTGATGTTCTTCGGCTCCGACTCGCTCTACTCCGACAAGGCCAACACCAAGCCCGGAGAGTTCGAGCAGCGCATCGAGATCTACACCCCGCCGTATCTCTACCAGGGCTCGCAGCCCACGCTCACCGGCGGCCCGAAGGAGATCAAGCGGGGCGGGTCGGGCACCTACAAGACCCAGCACGCCTCGTCCATCAAGACGGCCCGCCTGATCAGGCCGAGCGCCTCGACGCACGTCACGGACATCGACCAGACGTCCGTCGCGCTGGACCTGAAGAAGTCCGCGGGCGGCGTCACGGTGACGATCCCGAAGGAGAAGAGCCTGGTGGAGTCCGGCTGGTACATGCTGTTCGTCACGGACGACCAGGGGACACCGAGCAAGGCTCAGTGGGTCCACGTGCCGTAA
- a CDS encoding glycoside hydrolase family 6 protein has protein sequence MYHKGTGRGHRTASRGVKAAAAFAGAALLLSGCSSDDGSGEEGSSGQPVKQQPKGSDPYWVNPEGNAAKQVATYEKDGKKDDAGLIRKIAEQPVAEWIVPENAEDQARGFTEAAQKADRDALLVLYNIPHRDCGQYSGGGAADGNEYRKFIDQVAKGIGDRRATIILEPDAVLHMVDNCTPEEFHEERYDLLKGAIEKLKSLKNTKVYLDAGNAGWKNPDSLWEPLKWSGVEQADGFSVNVSNFQTTEASTEFGKKLSAKIGNKPFVIDTARNGNGPYTKGKDTWCNPPGRALGEAPTTKTGDPLVDAYLWVKRPGESDGTCRGGPKAGEWWPEYALKLAAGAK, from the coding sequence ATGTACCACAAAGGCACCGGCCGCGGTCATCGGACCGCGTCCCGGGGGGTGAAGGCTGCGGCGGCGTTTGCGGGGGCTGCGCTGCTGCTGTCGGGGTGCTCCTCCGATGACGGCTCGGGCGAGGAGGGGTCTTCGGGGCAGCCGGTCAAGCAGCAGCCCAAGGGCTCCGATCCGTACTGGGTCAACCCGGAGGGGAACGCGGCCAAGCAGGTCGCCACGTACGAGAAGGACGGCAAGAAGGACGACGCCGGGCTCATCCGGAAGATCGCCGAGCAGCCGGTCGCCGAATGGATCGTCCCGGAGAACGCGGAGGACCAGGCGCGCGGCTTCACCGAGGCCGCTCAGAAGGCCGACCGGGACGCCCTGTTGGTTCTCTACAACATCCCGCACCGCGACTGCGGTCAGTACTCGGGCGGCGGCGCGGCCGACGGCAACGAGTACAGGAAGTTCATCGACCAGGTCGCCAAGGGCATCGGCGACCGCAGGGCCACGATCATCCTGGAGCCGGACGCCGTGCTCCACATGGTCGACAACTGCACGCCCGAGGAGTTCCACGAGGAGCGTTACGACCTCCTCAAGGGCGCCATCGAGAAGCTCAAGTCCCTGAAGAACACCAAGGTGTACCTGGACGCGGGCAACGCGGGCTGGAAGAACCCCGACTCGCTCTGGGAGCCCCTGAAGTGGTCGGGCGTCGAGCAGGCCGACGGCTTCTCGGTGAACGTCTCGAACTTCCAGACCACCGAGGCCAGCACGGAGTTCGGCAAGAAGCTCTCGGCGAAGATCGGCAACAAGCCGTTCGTCATCGACACCGCGCGCAACGGCAACGGCCCGTACACCAAGGGCAAGGACACCTGGTGCAACCCGCCGGGGCGTGCGTTGGGCGAGGCGCCGACCACCAAGACGGGTGATCCCTTGGTGGACGCGTATCTCTGGGTCAAGCGACCCGGAGAGTCGGACGGCACGTGCAGGGGCGGCCCCAAGGCGGGGGAGTGGTGGCCTGAGTACGCGCTGAAGCTGGCCGCGGGCGCGAAGTAG
- a CDS encoding GAF and ANTAR domain-containing protein: protein MRDRISELRLAHVLVETTNTLDDDFDPERYLGRVAGHCVELLDASAAAVIFDVPGTPALATGGHPRDLALGLLGAQQSGGPCVESLGTGRLVAPVRLAAAEPARRWPEFTALARRHGIGVTYAVPLRQREALLGALNVFVPETSPGPHADGELSLAQAIADATAVGLHNHRAYTECRTRATQLQTALTSRVRIEQAKGALAERWHTGVEEAFDALRRYARRERLAIDVVATEVIKGSLDDAALRGSWSGPS, encoded by the coding sequence ATGCGGGATCGCATCTCTGAACTACGGCTGGCCCACGTGCTTGTGGAGACCACGAACACCCTGGACGACGACTTCGACCCGGAGCGCTACCTCGGCCGGGTCGCGGGCCACTGCGTGGAACTGCTCGACGCGTCCGCCGCCGCCGTCATCTTCGACGTCCCCGGCACCCCCGCGCTCGCCACCGGTGGGCACCCCCGCGACCTCGCACTCGGCCTGCTCGGGGCCCAGCAGAGCGGCGGGCCCTGCGTGGAGAGCCTCGGCACGGGGCGGCTCGTGGCGCCTGTGCGGCTCGCGGCGGCCGAACCCGCGCGGCGCTGGCCGGAGTTCACCGCCCTGGCCCGGCGCCACGGCATCGGTGTGACGTACGCGGTGCCGCTGCGTCAGCGCGAAGCCCTGCTCGGGGCGCTCAACGTCTTCGTGCCCGAGACCTCCCCGGGCCCGCACGCCGACGGTGAGTTGAGTCTCGCGCAGGCCATCGCCGACGCCACCGCGGTGGGGCTGCACAACCACCGCGCCTACACGGAGTGCCGGACCCGCGCCACACAGCTCCAGACTGCCCTGACCAGCCGCGTACGCATCGAACAGGCCAAGGGCGCACTCGCCGAGCGCTGGCACACGGGGGTGGAGGAGGCCTTCGATGCGCTGCGGCGGTACGCCCGCAGAGAACGGCTGGCCATCGACGTGGTCGCCACCGAGGTGATCAAGGGATCGCTCGATGACGCGGCGCTGCGCGGCAGTTGGTCCGGGCCTTCCTGA